The Heyndrickxia acidicola sequence GGCGATGATATTGTTTTAAATTCAAGTCTTAAAGTCATTCTTTCACCAAACGATTTTCCTTCTTTACTAAACTATAAGGGGCATACTCTGATTACTACAGATGGTACTACTCTCCTTGGGGGCGATAATAAAGCGGGGATTGCTGAGATTATGACAGCCATGGCTTATCTCATCCAGCATCCTGAAATTAAACACGGCAAAGTAAGAGTAGCTTTTACTCCAGACGAAGAAATCGGAAGAGGACCTCACAAATTTGATGTTAAAGCCTTTAATGCACGCTACGCCTATACCGTTGACGGCGGACCGATTGGAGAACTGGAATATGAAAGCTTTAATGCTGCAGGAGCAAAAATCACAATAAAAGGCACGAATATCCATCCCGGATCTGCTAAAGGAAAAATGGTGAATTCAGCAAAGATTGCAATGGAATTAAACGACCGGCTGCCTAAAAAAGAGGTTCCCGAATTGACTGAGGGCTATGAAGGCTTCTATCACTTAATTTCATTCCACGGAGATGTTGAACAAACAAAGCTTAACTATATCATCAGGGATTTTGGCCGAGATGAATTTAATGCAAAGAAAGCCCACCTAGAGAAAATTGTGAATGAATTAAAAGAGAAGTATGGCGACGATGCCATTATACTGGAGATGAATGACCAGTATTACAACATGAGGGAAAAGATTGAACCGGTTAAAGAAATTGTTGATATTGCATACCAAGCGATGAAAAACCTTGATATTGAGCCCGTTATCTCCCCTATTAGAGGCGGAACAGATGGATCTCAGCTATCCTATATGGGACTGCCCACTCCCAATATTTTTACAGGCGGAGAAAATTTCCACGGGAAATATGAGTACATATCGGTTGATAATATGGAAAAAGCAACAATGGTCATAGTAGAAATCGTCAAGCTCACAGAACAGAATGCTTAATTTTTAAGAGAATACTACTTCTGTACTCTAAACCGCTATGTATATATACACTATATATGGTGACTATATTTTTTTATTGACAATTATCGCTGGCCTTGTGATAATAGCTAAGATAACTGAATCAATTTACCTTTAAAACAGTCCCGTGAGGCTGGCAAGGTCATGAGCATAAGCTTTCTATGCTAATAGGAGTAATAATCCTATTGTAACCGTATGTGTGTAAATGACGCATCTTGCCGGAAATTTGGGCAGGATGCTTTTTTATTGAATCAAAAAAGCTCCTCTATATCGCCCTCTATCCAAAGTGATCGTTTTAAAGACTATCCTATAAACTTTTAAAGGAGAGAATACGATGTCGCAACACGAAATTAAGGTAGATGAGCGTCTTCCATTTTTAAAGAGCCTGCCTCTTAGTTTTCAGCACTTATTTGCCATGTTTGGTTCTACCGTTCTTGTACCTATTTTATTTAAAGTTGATCCTGCTACCATCCTTCTATTAAATGGCATTGGAACGCTTTTGTATATTTTTATCACAAAAGGCAAAATCCCGGCCTATCTCGGATCCAGCTTTGCTTTTATAGCACCTGTTGGCGCAGTTCTCGCCAATCATGCAGGCGGAAATGGCTATAATTATGCCCTAGGCGGTTTCCTTGCAGTTGGCATTATCCTGTTAATCGTATCCTTTATTGTAAAAGTAGCAGGAACAGGCTGGATAGATGTCATCTTCCCACCTGCTGCCATGGGCGCAGTTGTTGCAGTCATCGGCCTCCAGCTTGTTCCAACAGCTGCTCAGATGGCTGGTTTAGTCAGTCCCTCTAATCCACCTAAGAATTGGACGCCTGATTCACATACTCTAATGGTGTCACTGTTAACCCTTGCTATTACGATTGTATGCTGGGTAACGTTAAAAGGATTTTTGAAGATTATTCCGATCCTTATCGGTATTATTGCAGGTTATATAATTGCCGCTCTTTATGGAATGGTAGACTTTACTTCAGTTCGCCACGCAGCTTGGATTTCACTGCCGCACTATTATAAAATGCAATTTAATTTATCGGATATTATTATTATCCTGCCTGCTGCACTCGTCATCATACCAGAGCATATCGGACACTTAGTGGTAACAGGCAATATTGTGAACAAGAACTTAACAAAAGATCCCGGTCTTGACCGTTCTTTAATGGGAAATGGAATTTCCACCATTATATCCAGCTTTTTTGGAGCAACACCAAATACAACCTACGGTGAAAACATTGGTGTACTGGCTATCACCCGAGTATATTCCACATGGATTATCGGCGGAGCTGCCGTTATAGCCATTATCCTGTCTTTTTGCGGAAAGCTTGCAGCATTAATTTCCTCTATCCCAACACCTGTTATGGGGGGAATATCGCTCCTTCTTTTCGGTGTCATTGCTGCCAGCGGTATTCGAATGCTGGTTGAGACAAAAGTGGATTACAGTAAATCCCAAAATTTAATCTTGACCTGTGTAGTACTTGCAATCGGAATCAGCGGCGCTACCATACAATTTGGAACAGTAGCCTTAACGGGAATGGGGCTGGCTACTGTAGTTGCCATTGTCTTGAGTCTTTTCTTTAAGCTTCTCAATATCCTGAAATTATCAAATGAAGAATAGATTTTTTAACTGGCTGCCCTGTTGCAGCCGGTTTTTTTATTTCCTTTCAAACGTTTGAGAAGAAGATCGATATTTCACGGGAAATAAAACATGACTGAAAGACATATGAAAGGTTCCGTGAGCATTATAAAAAAAGGTATGTTCAACAGATAACTGGAGAAAGTATGAATGGTGCATCTATCTTAAGGAGGCAACAAAAATGGATAATACTCATGAATATGTTGAAAAGCTGCATGAAAAACAAAAAAAAGACGAGCAAAATAAAAAACGTCAGGGAAAAGGCCATCCCGAGTCACGGCTCCCTAATAAACACCATAAAGATTAGGCATATCTTTATTGCTTCAGCATTCTTTAAAGCATTTGCCAAAAGCCGAATCCCATAAAAAGGGATGGCTTTTGGCTCAATTATTTTTAAAAATGGCTTCTTCTATTTTTAAGACCGGTCTGATTTTAGCAGGTTTAGCTGATTATGACTCCCTTTTATACATTTCTCCTCCACTTTTTTTGCTTTCCTTATCTGTAAAACGGTCCGAAATTCCATGCAAGCTTAGCTACATCTGGCGTACCAAGGCCTGTCGCTTGATTGTAAATAGTTCCTGCAGTACCAGTATAGAAAAGATTATCATTGTCTCCGCTTGTGTCATTTAATGGAGTGAGAGGTGAATTCCAGCCTTGAGCAAATTGATAAATCTGCGGATTCCAGAATCCTACCTGAGTATGGTTTGCACTGTTGATCAGCGCTGAAAGTCCATTTAATTGCGGTGCAACAAAGCTTGTACCTCCATACTGATCCCATTCTTGGACACCAGTTTTAGGATTAGTGAACAAGATAGAATATCCAGACTCTGGATCCGCGTCCATGGATAAATCCGGTACATTCCTCCCTGAACCTGTTCCAGTTACTATAGGTTTAGTAGAATCATAAGTAGGTGTTGCAGCTAAATCACTGCCTACATCCCATTGCTGAACAGCTGAATACGTATTAACTCCCTTTATTCCTTTTTGATAATCAGGTGTCGCAAAGGCTGTACTGAAACCGCCGCCGCCTCCTTCAAAGAAAGGCCCATTATCAGGTGTGTAACCATATGCTTGAAGAAGCGGGTACAAATAATCCCAGCTCCACGCACGTTCCTTAGGAACACTTACATTAATTCCTGTGGACTTAGAAGTAAAACTAAATGGTGTTGTTGTTCCGCCTGCAGCAGTAATATATGGACTGGAAGAAGGAAAATCTACAGTGAGGTCATACATGCCCATTGACCGGGTATTATCATAGGCCCCGGCATCACCTGCCGCAGCAAACATTGATTGCCCTTGGGCAGCCGCTTGCATGAAGAGCTGGTTAAAAGCTTCGGTATAGGCAGGTGATTCCATATTCTGCTTCACAAAATAGTCAATGGATGA is a genomic window containing:
- a CDS encoding DUF4023 domain-containing protein; translation: MDNTHEYVEKLHEKQKKDEQNKKRQGKGHPESRLPNKHHKD
- the pepT gene encoding peptidase T, which codes for MKQEIIERFTSYVKVDTQSNEDSTTCPSTPGQWTLLHQLIDELKSIGMEEVTLDENGYVMSSLPSNTEKEVPVIGFLAHVDTATDFTGMDVKPQLVENYNGDDIVLNSSLKVILSPNDFPSLLNYKGHTLITTDGTTLLGGDNKAGIAEIMTAMAYLIQHPEIKHGKVRVAFTPDEEIGRGPHKFDVKAFNARYAYTVDGGPIGELEYESFNAAGAKITIKGTNIHPGSAKGKMVNSAKIAMELNDRLPKKEVPELTEGYEGFYHLISFHGDVEQTKLNYIIRDFGRDEFNAKKAHLEKIVNELKEKYGDDAIILEMNDQYYNMREKIEPVKEIVDIAYQAMKNLDIEPVISPIRGGTDGSQLSYMGLPTPNIFTGGENFHGKYEYISVDNMEKATMVIVEIVKLTEQNA
- the uraA gene encoding uracil permease, which translates into the protein MSQHEIKVDERLPFLKSLPLSFQHLFAMFGSTVLVPILFKVDPATILLLNGIGTLLYIFITKGKIPAYLGSSFAFIAPVGAVLANHAGGNGYNYALGGFLAVGIILLIVSFIVKVAGTGWIDVIFPPAAMGAVVAVIGLQLVPTAAQMAGLVSPSNPPKNWTPDSHTLMVSLLTLAITIVCWVTLKGFLKIIPILIGIIAGYIIAALYGMVDFTSVRHAAWISLPHYYKMQFNLSDIIIILPAALVIIPEHIGHLVVTGNIVNKNLTKDPGLDRSLMGNGISTIISSFFGATPNTTYGENIGVLAITRVYSTWIIGGAAVIAIILSFCGKLAALISSIPTPVMGGISLLLFGVIAASGIRMLVETKVDYSKSQNLILTCVVLAIGISGATIQFGTVALTGMGLATVVAIVLSLFFKLLNILKLSNEE